The stretch of DNA AGCAGATCGCGGTGGGCCTGTACCCGTCGCTCCAGATCTCCCAGGCCACGCTGGACACGACGGACGCGTGGCTGTCCTCGGCATCCCCGTCACCGGCCCTGCGCCGCCTGATCACGGAGTCCCGGGCAGGCGTCGAACGGGCCCTGCGGGCCCAGGCGGCGGACGCGTAGCTCCGCGGCCTGCCTCAGCGAGCGGGCCTGCCGAGCGCACAGCAGACCAGAGGCCCTGACGGGTAACCGTCAGGGCCTTTGGCTTTTCTACCTGGCGGAAATGGCGTGAGTGGAGATGGCGGTGTACGCCGCTTCGGCCTGTCGACCCGCAGGGGTCTGGGCGGGGGCATGATCGAGGAAGTCCCGGGTGGTGCCGGTAAAGGTGATGAAGCCTTCGGTGAGGACAGTGACATGGTCAGCCTCTTCGGCAAGGTCGGCGACGTCGTGGGTGGACATCAGCACCTGTACCTCGTCGGTGGCCAGGCGGAGGATCAGATCGCGGAAGACGCGGCGCTGGGTGGGGTCCATGCCGGCGGTTGGTTCGTCAAGGAGCAGAACGCGGGCGTCGTGGACGAGGGCGGAGGCCACGCCGACACGCCGCAGCTGACCGCCGGAGAGCTGCTTGGTCTTCATGCCGGCGCGTTCTTTCATCTGTACCCGGTCCAGGGCGGTGGCCGCCGCATCCCAGGCATCTGTGCGGTTCATGCCTTTGAGCCAGCCGGTGTAGGCGACTTGTTCGCGGGCGGTGAGGCCGGTCATCGCGGTGATGCTCTGGGGCATCCAGGCGACCTTGGTGCGGTACTCCCGGGTCGTCGAGGACAGTCGGCCCAG from Streptomyces sp. BA2 encodes:
- a CDS encoding ATP-binding cassette domain-containing protein → MPVELHAVSYSYGRNKPRVLDQLTYTTPHGFTVLLGPNGAGKSTLLKLAAGVNQPASGAVRLGRLSSTTREYRTKVAWMPQSITAMTGLTAREQVAYTGWLKGMNRTDAWDAAATALDRVQMKERAGMKTKQLSGGQLRRVGVASALVHDARVLLLDEPTAGMDPTQRRVFRDLILRLATDEVQVLMSTHDVADLAEEADHVTVLTEGFITFTGTTRDFLDHAPAQTPAGRQAEAAYTAISTHAISAR